GCCGGCAGTGGCAGGACGACTGTGTTGAACCGGCGGCGCAGCGCGCTCGACAGGTCGTTGATCCCCCGGTCGCGGTCGTTGGCGGTGGCGATCACGTTGAAGCCGCGGACGGCCTGGATCTCCTGCCCCAGCTCCGGGACCGGCAGGGTCTTCTCGGACAGGATCGTGATGAGCGAGTCCTGCACGTCGGCCGGGATACGGGTGAGCTCCTCGACCCGGGCGGTCATGCCCTCGGCCATGGCCCGCATGACGGGGCTGGACACGAGCGCGTCCCGGCTCGGGCCGTGGGCGAGCAGCTGCGCGTAGTTCCACCCGTACCGGATTGCCTCCTCGGGCGTCCCCGCCGTCCCCTGTACGAGCAGTGTCGAATCACCGCTGACGGCGGCGGCCAGATGCTCCGACACCCAGGTCTTCGCGGTGCCGGGAACGCCGAGGAGCAGCAGCGCGCGGTCGGTGGCGAGGGTGGTGACGGCGACCTCGATGATCCTGCGCGGGCCCACGTACTTCGGCGTGACGACCGTGCCGTCCGGGAGCGTGCCGCCGAGGAGATAGGTCGCGACCGCCCACGGCGACAGCCGCCACCTGGGCGGCCGGGGACGGTCGTCGGCGGCGGCGAGCGCCGCCAGTTCACCGGCGAAGGCGTCCTCGGCGTGCGGTCGCAGGACCTCGGCACCGGCCGCCCCGCCGACGGTCCCGCCAACCGTCCCCGCGGTCGTCGCACTCGTTTCGGGCATGGTCATGGCTCCCCCTCCAGATCGTTCGACCGGGTATGGGTTCCACCGTGCACCATGCCACTGACAATCGGCCGTTTCCGCAGGTCGGAGCCGATTGTCAGTGGGGCGGCCTAACGTCTTGGACATGGATATCGCGGGGGTGCGCTGGACGACGGAGCAGGTGCTGGCCCTGGCGCCTGACGATGCGTCACGCAGGGCGGGGGCCAGGCTGAGCGCGGCCGGGCCCTGGTCGGACGCGGGCAGCAGCGGCGAGGGGGCCGTGTGGGGGCTGTGCAAGGGGAGCGGCAAGAAGCCGTATCAGACGGTGATAGACACGAAAGGCCCCGCGTACAAGTGCAGTTGCCCGAGCCGGAAGTTTCCGTGCAAGCACGCGCTGGGGCTGCTGCTGCTCTGGGCGGCCGAGGGGACGGCCGCCGTCAGGACCGTCGTGGATGTGGGGGACGGGCCCGCGCCCGACTGGGCGGAGGAGTGGCTGAGGGGCCGCAGGAAGCGGAGCGAGGAGCAGGAGGAGAGAGCGAAGGCCGAGGCCGAAGGGACGGCCGGGCATGCCGATCCGGAGGCGGCCAGGCGCCGGGCGGAGCGCAGGGCGGCACGGATCACCGGCGGGGCGCAGGAGCTTGAGCAGCGGCTGACCGATCTGCTGCGCGGCGGTCTCGCGGCGGCCGAGCAGTCCGGTTACGGGCTCTGGGAGGAGACGGCCGCGCGCATGGTGGACGCGCAGGCGCCCGGACTGGCGGCGCGGGTGAGGGAGTTGGGCTCGATCCCGGGCTCGGGGGCGGGCTGGCCGGTGCGGCTGCTCGAAGAGTCGGCGCTCCTGCATCTGCTGGATCAGGGCTGGCTGGGGATCGAGCGGCTGCCCGCGCCGCTGGCGACGACGGTCCGTACGCGGGTCGGTCTTCCCTCGCCCGCCGACGGACCGCCGGTCAAGGACCACTGGCTGGTGCTCGCTCAGTACGACACGTCTGACGGCAAGATCACCACGCGCCGGATCTGGCTGTACGGGCGGGAGTCGGGGCATACGGCTCTGGTGCTGGGGTTCGGCGCGGCGGGACGTTCGCCGCAACCGGCGCTGCCGGTCGGCCTGGTGATCGAGGCGGAGCTGACGCCGCACGCCGGGGCGGGGCAGTTGCGGGCGGATCTCGGGGAGGAGGTGGGCGTTCCCGAGGCGACCGGGACGGCCCCGCCAGGCGGGACGACCACGGCGGCGGTGGAGGCGTACGGCTCGGCGCTGCGGGAGGATCCGTGGCTGGAGTCCTGGCCCGTGACGCTGACCGACGTCATACCCGTCCCCGACGGAGGGGACGGGGACGGGTGGCAACTGGCGGACGCCGACGGGGAGTCGGCCCTGCCGATCGCGCCGGCCGCGCTCGGCAGGCCGGGTCTGTGGAAGCTCGTGGCGCTGTCGGGCGGCGGCCCGGTCACGGTCTTCGGCGAGTGCGGGCACCGCGGCTTCACCCCGCTGGCGGTCTGGTCGGCGGGCTCGTCGGAGACGGTCCAGCTGACGTGATCCGAATCCGGCCGGTCGCCCCGTGCCGGATGCCCGTCCTCTATCTATACGTCTCTCTCCATACGTACGGAGGCACCCGATGACCGGCACCACTTCCTGGGAAGAGCTCGTCACCTCGGCCCTGCTCGGCACGGACCGCCGCACACCACCCGCGGACGTCATGGCCCCCGGCCAGGACGCGCCCGTCGCGCTGCTGGACGCCGCCGCGCTCCACACGCTCCGGCGCCGCGCGGGCCTGCTCCCGGCGCGTGCCGCCGCCCGGCCGGAGCCGGCACCCGAGGACGACCGCCGCGAACTTCCGGAGCCGGCGCGCCGGCGCCTGGCGCAGTTGCTGGCCGACCGCTCGGCCCCGGCCGGTACGGGAGGCAGGCGCGGTACGGCCCCCGATCTCACCGAACTGCTCCCCCAGTGGCTCACCGCAGCCAACGACCACGGCTACCGCGCCCCCGCCGCCGCCCTGCCCGCGCTGCTGGACGCCGCGCGCGGGCGCAACGACCTGCGGCCGCACGCTCTCGCGTTCGCCGGGCCGCGCGGGCTCTGGCTCGCGCGCTTCAACCCGGACTGGAAGTTCGCCCTGCGCGGTGCCTCCGGCGGCGCCGTCCTGCCGGGCGTCCAGGACTCCGAAGCGGTACGGCAGTTGTGGGAGCAGGGGCTGTTCGCGGAGCGGGTCGCGCTGCTCGCCGCCGTACGCGCGCAGGACGCGAACGCGGCGCGGGCGCTGCTGGCCACGAGCTGGTCGACGGAGCGCGCCGAGGACCGGCTGATGTTCCTCGACTCGCTGCGCGCCGGGCTCTCCGACCTCGACGAGCCCTTCCTTGAGGAGGCGCTCTCCGACCGCAGCCGCAATGTCCGGGCGACCGCCGCCGAGTTGCTGTCCGCGCTGCCGAACTCCGCGCTGGCCGCGCGGATGGCGGCGCGGGCGGCGACATGCGTGAGCCTGGACCGCACCGGCGGTCCCACGGGCCCCACCGTCATCGTTGAGGCGCCGCACGAGTGCGACGCGGACATGCAGCGCGACGGGGTGAGCCCGACACCGCCGAGCGGCCGGGGCGAACGGTCCTGGTGGCTGGGCCAGCTGGTGGAGGCGTCACCGCTGTCGATCTGGCCGGAGCGGCTCGGGGGCCGTACGCCCGAGGACATCGTGACGCTGCCCGTCCTGGACGACTGGACGGACGAACTGCACGCCGCGTGGTGCCGGGCCGCCGTCCGTCAGCGCGACGCCCGCTGGGCCCGTGCCCTGCTGGGCCCGCCGGCCGTGTCCCCGGTCGCCGGCCCGGGAGCCTCGTCCCTCGCCGAGCGGGCGAAGCTGCTCGGCACCCTGCCGGTGGCTGAACGGGCATCCTGGGTGGCCGAGTTCATAGCGGCGCACGGTCTCTCGGAGGCGTTCCAGCTGCTCGGTGTCTGTGCGGTGCCCTGGTCCGGGCCGCTGGGCCGGGCGGTCGTCGACGCGCTCGACATCGCGCGGGACGGCGGGAGTTACCCCTGGAGCTTCAGCGGTGTGATGGGCCTCGCCGAGCGCTGCCTGGACCCGGCGGAGGCCTCTCACCTGGAAATACTCACCGCCACCCCGGACGAGGCCGAAGGCGCGTCACCGGGGGCGGGCGGCTACTGGTCGGAGGCGTTCCAGCGGCTCGTCTCCACGCTGCGTCTGCGCGCCGCGATGATGTCGGAACTGACGGGCGACCCGGAACGCCCGGAACGCCCGGACATAACTTAGGCTCCGGCCGGCTGGGACACGTTCGCGTTCACCCATTCCACGATCGACGTCGTCGTCGCGCCGGGCGTGAAGATCTCCGCCACGCCCAGCTGCTTCAGCGGCGCGATGTCCGCCTCCGGGATGATGCCGCCGCCGAAGACCTTGATGTCCAGCGCGTCGTGCTGCGCCAGCAGATCGATGACCTTCGCGAAGAGCGTGTTGTGCGCACCGGAGAGGATCGAGAGACCGATCGCGTCGGCGTCCTCCTGGATCGCGGTGTCCACGATC
The nucleotide sequence above comes from Streptomyces sp. NBC_01716. Encoded proteins:
- a CDS encoding ATP-binding protein, producing the protein MTMPETSATTAGTVGGTVGGAAGAEVLRPHAEDAFAGELAALAAADDRPRPPRWRLSPWAVATYLLGGTLPDGTVVTPKYVGPRRIIEVAVTTLATDRALLLLGVPGTAKTWVSEHLAAAVSGDSTLLVQGTAGTPEEAIRYGWNYAQLLAHGPSRDALVSSPVMRAMAEGMTARVEELTRIPADVQDSLITILSEKTLPVPELGQEIQAVRGFNVIATANDRDRGINDLSSALRRRFNTVVLPLPATADAEVDIVSRRVDQIGRSLDLPGGLEGIAEIRRVVTVFRELRDGVTADGRTKLKSPSGTLSTAEAISVVTNGLALAAHFGDGVLRPGDVASGILGAVVRDPAADRVIWQEYVETVVRERDGWKDFYRACREVSA
- a CDS encoding cobalamin B12-binding domain-containing protein; translation: MGVTGPIRVVVAKPGLDGHDRGAKVIARALRDAGMEVIYTGLHQTPEQIVDTAIQEDADAIGLSILSGAHNTLFAKVIDLLAQHDALDIKVFGGGIIPEADIAPLKQLGVAEIFTPGATTTSIVEWVNANVSQPAGA
- a CDS encoding SWIM zinc finger family protein; this encodes MDIAGVRWTTEQVLALAPDDASRRAGARLSAAGPWSDAGSSGEGAVWGLCKGSGKKPYQTVIDTKGPAYKCSCPSRKFPCKHALGLLLLWAAEGTAAVRTVVDVGDGPAPDWAEEWLRGRRKRSEEQEERAKAEAEGTAGHADPEAARRRAERRAARITGGAQELEQRLTDLLRGGLAAAEQSGYGLWEETAARMVDAQAPGLAARVRELGSIPGSGAGWPVRLLEESALLHLLDQGWLGIERLPAPLATTVRTRVGLPSPADGPPVKDHWLVLAQYDTSDGKITTRRIWLYGRESGHTALVLGFGAAGRSPQPALPVGLVIEAELTPHAGAGQLRADLGEEVGVPEATGTAPPGGTTTAAVEAYGSALREDPWLESWPVTLTDVIPVPDGGDGDGWQLADADGESALPIAPAALGRPGLWKLVALSGGGPVTVFGECGHRGFTPLAVWSAGSSETVQLT
- a CDS encoding DUF5691 domain-containing protein, with amino-acid sequence MTGTTSWEELVTSALLGTDRRTPPADVMAPGQDAPVALLDAAALHTLRRRAGLLPARAAARPEPAPEDDRRELPEPARRRLAQLLADRSAPAGTGGRRGTAPDLTELLPQWLTAANDHGYRAPAAALPALLDAARGRNDLRPHALAFAGPRGLWLARFNPDWKFALRGASGGAVLPGVQDSEAVRQLWEQGLFAERVALLAAVRAQDANAARALLATSWSTERAEDRLMFLDSLRAGLSDLDEPFLEEALSDRSRNVRATAAELLSALPNSALAARMAARAATCVSLDRTGGPTGPTVIVEAPHECDADMQRDGVSPTPPSGRGERSWWLGQLVEASPLSIWPERLGGRTPEDIVTLPVLDDWTDELHAAWCRAAVRQRDARWARALLGPPAVSPVAGPGASSLAERAKLLGTLPVAERASWVAEFIAAHGLSEAFQLLGVCAVPWSGPLGRAVVDALDIARDGGSYPWSFSGVMGLAERCLDPAEASHLEILTATPDEAEGASPGAGGYWSEAFQRLVSTLRLRAAMMSELTGDPERPERPDIT